The following coding sequences lie in one Alosa alosa isolate M-15738 ecotype Scorff River chromosome 21, AALO_Geno_1.1, whole genome shotgun sequence genomic window:
- the shtn3 gene encoding shootin-1 isoform X1: MLPCSSSSVAEMEGCGDGEVVAQKVKTECTRLTEERDEAERQLKHIKRVSQMVIEEVSVLQTQLEIEKSCRENAEALATKLNCENRKLKYLSLSSRPCLDELLPSISDCISLEEESDPQDPSPDPYTQYQQQVKDLQVTVSSLLEEKKQLACQLQEHHKKIEELATQTEKEQAEMKELYKTIEHQNKTIKRFNRVSMMAAHEYEGLKEQLDLEESLRQKAETYAHEMLVKQKEANRQSMILMQQSEPSLQLLKALEDVASLTKTLEQERVQHQQKVKALEAEFEECALRKQLGLMQRQLDLLEEEKKETDVRLQEEEKKRITLESRVRELLEAQKGPDPVEAAAAAAPSPGTAPPPAPPPQPPPPPPPPPPPPPPPPPSRCNPLSSLIAIMRKSSKSGKGPLKTEPVPADAGVDDVKVKAVNEMMERIKHGVVLRPVKGPDTKRFGVKPAPAVEEKPQESAMEELKGILETVKKSPSRGFQEPVQVSAKKDSELEVILRRRRKQACDPADERDGLDKVSSSNCMNGGHSNDAGPEAEAAGSSPQPGEPGEPGESAAGPDPGHGQAVARRSSDTGTEPKEAKQAGGVRRSMSEKGPSNTGYNANCVRAGRCEKQTESVQSNGISHPVPGEDTHATLASPTPDHLGEANGSAAASADAEC, translated from the exons TGCACACGATTGACAGAAGAAAGAGATGAAGCAGAAAGACAGTTGAAACACATCAAGCGAG TTTCCCAGATGGTGATTGAGGAGGTGAGCGTTTTGCAGACTCAACTGGAGATAGAAAAATCTTGCAGAGAGAATGCAGAAGCCCTCGCTACAAAG cttAACTGTGAGAACAGAAAGCTGAAGTACCTGAGTCTGTCGTCGCGGCCCTGTCTGGATGAACTGCTGCCCAGTATCTCTGACTGCATCTCCCTGGAGGAGGAATCCGACCCTCAGGACCCGAGCCCTGACCCCTACACCCAGTATCAAcagcaggtcaaag ATCTCCAGGTGACCGTTAGCAGCCTTCTGGAGGAGAAGAAACAGCTGGCCTGTCAGCTCCAGGAGCACCACAAAAAGATCGAGGAACTCGCCACACAG ACTGAAAAGGAACAAGCAGAGATGAAGGAACTGTACAAAACAATTGAACACCAAAACAAGACCATAAAGAGGTTTAACAGAG TGTCCATGATGGCAGCTCATGAGTATGAGGGCCTGAAGGAGCAACTGGATCTGGAGGAGAGTCTTCGACAGAAAGCTGAGACCTATGCACACGAG ATGTTGGTGAAGCAGAAGGAGGCGAACCGCCAGAGCATGATCCTGATGCAGCAGTCTGAGCCCAGCCTGCAGCTCCTCAAGGCCCTGGAGGACGTGGCCAGCCTCACCAAGACTCTGGAGCAAGAGAGAGTACAGCACCAGCAAAAG GTGAAGGCTCTCGAGGCGGAGTTTGAGGAGTGTGCCCTCCGCAAGCAACTAGGCCTGATGCAGAGGCAGCTGGATCTGCtcgaggaggagaagaaggagactGACGTCCGACtacaggaggaagagaagaagagaataaCTCTTGAAAGCcgag TGCGTGAGCTGCTGGAGGCGCAGAAAGGGCCGGATCCAGTGGAGGCAGCCGCAGCGGCAGCACCGTCTCCTGGGACAGCTCCTCCCcccgctcctcctcctcagccccctccacctcctcctcccccacctcctcctcctcctcctcctcccccctctcgcTGCAACCCCCTCAG CTCGCTCATTGCAATCATGAGGAAGTCTTCCAAGAGTGGGAAGGGCCCCCTGAAGACCGAGCCGGTGCCTG CGGACGCGGGTGTGGATGATGTAAAAGTAAAGGCAGTGAATGAGATGATGGAGAGGATCAAACATGGCGTGGTGCTCAGGCCAGTGAAAGGACCGGACACAAAG AGATTTGGAGTGAAG CCAGCACCTGCAGTGGAGGAAAAACCCCAGGAGAGCGCAATGGAGGAGCTGAAAGGAATACTG GAGACGGTGAAGAAGAGCCCCAGTCGAGGGTTCCAAGAGCCCGTGCAGGTCAGCGCTAAGAAAGACAGCGAGCTGGAGGTGATACTGCGGAGGAGACGCAAGCAGGCCTGTGACCCCGCAG ATGAAAGAGATGGACTGGACAAAGTGTCCTCATCCAACTGCATGAATGGAGGACACAGCAACGACGCAGGCCcagaggcagaggcagcagGCAGCAGCCCTCAGCCCGGGGAGCCCGGGGAGCCAGGCGAATCGGCCGCGGGCCCTGACCCAGGCCATGGCCAGGCTGTGGCCAGACGCAGCTCGGACACCGGCACCGAGCCCAAAGAAGCCAAACAGGCAGGGGGAGTCCGCCGATCCATGTCTGAGAAAGGGCCCTCAAACACAGGCTACAATGCCAACTGTGTACG TGCTGGGAGATGTGAGAAGCAGACCGAGAGTGTGCAGTCCAATGGGATCAGCCACCCCGTCCCGGGAGAGGACACGCACGCCACGCTGGCCTCCCCCACACCCGACCACCTCGGTGAAGCCAACGGAAGTGCTGCGGCCTCCGCTGACGCTGAGTGCTAG
- the shtn3 gene encoding shootin-1 isoform X3: MLPCSSSSVAEMEGCGDGEVVAQKVKTECTRLTEERDEAERQLKHIKRVSQMVIEEVSVLQTQLEIEKSCRENAEALATKLNCENRKLKYLSLSSRPCLDELLPSISDCISLEEESDPQDPSPDPYTQYQQQVKDLQVTVSSLLEEKKQLACQLQEHHKKIEELATQTEKEQAEMKELYKTIEHQNKTIKRFNRVSMMAAHEYEGLKEQLDLEESLRQKAETYAHEMLVKQKEANRQSMILMQQSEPSLQLLKALEDVASLTKTLEQERVQHQQKVKALEAEFEECALRKQLGLMQRQLDLLEEEKKETDVRLQEEEKKRITLESRVRELLEAQKGPDPVEAAAAAAPSPGTAPPPAPPPQPPPPPPPPPPPPPPPPPSRCNPLSSLIAIMRKSSKSGKGPLKTEPVPADAGVDDVKVKAVNEMMERIKHGVVLRPVKGPDTKPAPAVEEKPQESAMEELKGILETVKKSPSRGFQEPVQVSAKKDSELEVILRRRRKQACDPADERDGLDKVSSSNCMNGGHSNDAGPEAEAAGSSPQPGEPGEPGESAAGPDPGHGQAVARRSSDTGTEPKEAKQAGGVRRSMSEKGPSNTGYNANCVRAGRCEKQTESVQSNGISHPVPGEDTHATLASPTPDHLGEANGSAAASADAEC; encoded by the exons TGCACACGATTGACAGAAGAAAGAGATGAAGCAGAAAGACAGTTGAAACACATCAAGCGAG TTTCCCAGATGGTGATTGAGGAGGTGAGCGTTTTGCAGACTCAACTGGAGATAGAAAAATCTTGCAGAGAGAATGCAGAAGCCCTCGCTACAAAG cttAACTGTGAGAACAGAAAGCTGAAGTACCTGAGTCTGTCGTCGCGGCCCTGTCTGGATGAACTGCTGCCCAGTATCTCTGACTGCATCTCCCTGGAGGAGGAATCCGACCCTCAGGACCCGAGCCCTGACCCCTACACCCAGTATCAAcagcaggtcaaag ATCTCCAGGTGACCGTTAGCAGCCTTCTGGAGGAGAAGAAACAGCTGGCCTGTCAGCTCCAGGAGCACCACAAAAAGATCGAGGAACTCGCCACACAG ACTGAAAAGGAACAAGCAGAGATGAAGGAACTGTACAAAACAATTGAACACCAAAACAAGACCATAAAGAGGTTTAACAGAG TGTCCATGATGGCAGCTCATGAGTATGAGGGCCTGAAGGAGCAACTGGATCTGGAGGAGAGTCTTCGACAGAAAGCTGAGACCTATGCACACGAG ATGTTGGTGAAGCAGAAGGAGGCGAACCGCCAGAGCATGATCCTGATGCAGCAGTCTGAGCCCAGCCTGCAGCTCCTCAAGGCCCTGGAGGACGTGGCCAGCCTCACCAAGACTCTGGAGCAAGAGAGAGTACAGCACCAGCAAAAG GTGAAGGCTCTCGAGGCGGAGTTTGAGGAGTGTGCCCTCCGCAAGCAACTAGGCCTGATGCAGAGGCAGCTGGATCTGCtcgaggaggagaagaaggagactGACGTCCGACtacaggaggaagagaagaagagaataaCTCTTGAAAGCcgag TGCGTGAGCTGCTGGAGGCGCAGAAAGGGCCGGATCCAGTGGAGGCAGCCGCAGCGGCAGCACCGTCTCCTGGGACAGCTCCTCCCcccgctcctcctcctcagccccctccacctcctcctcccccacctcctcctcctcctcctcctcccccctctcgcTGCAACCCCCTCAG CTCGCTCATTGCAATCATGAGGAAGTCTTCCAAGAGTGGGAAGGGCCCCCTGAAGACCGAGCCGGTGCCTG CGGACGCGGGTGTGGATGATGTAAAAGTAAAGGCAGTGAATGAGATGATGGAGAGGATCAAACATGGCGTGGTGCTCAGGCCAGTGAAAGGACCGGACACAAAG CCAGCACCTGCAGTGGAGGAAAAACCCCAGGAGAGCGCAATGGAGGAGCTGAAAGGAATACTG GAGACGGTGAAGAAGAGCCCCAGTCGAGGGTTCCAAGAGCCCGTGCAGGTCAGCGCTAAGAAAGACAGCGAGCTGGAGGTGATACTGCGGAGGAGACGCAAGCAGGCCTGTGACCCCGCAG ATGAAAGAGATGGACTGGACAAAGTGTCCTCATCCAACTGCATGAATGGAGGACACAGCAACGACGCAGGCCcagaggcagaggcagcagGCAGCAGCCCTCAGCCCGGGGAGCCCGGGGAGCCAGGCGAATCGGCCGCGGGCCCTGACCCAGGCCATGGCCAGGCTGTGGCCAGACGCAGCTCGGACACCGGCACCGAGCCCAAAGAAGCCAAACAGGCAGGGGGAGTCCGCCGATCCATGTCTGAGAAAGGGCCCTCAAACACAGGCTACAATGCCAACTGTGTACG TGCTGGGAGATGTGAGAAGCAGACCGAGAGTGTGCAGTCCAATGGGATCAGCCACCCCGTCCCGGGAGAGGACACGCACGCCACGCTGGCCTCCCCCACACCCGACCACCTCGGTGAAGCCAACGGAAGTGCTGCGGCCTCCGCTGACGCTGAGTGCTAG
- the shtn3 gene encoding shootin-1 isoform X2: MLPCSSSSVAEMEGCGDGEVVAQKVKTECTRLTEERDEAERQLKHIKRVSQMVIEEVSVLQTQLEIEKSCRENAEALATKLNCENRKLKYLSLSSRPCLDELLPSISDCISLEEESDPQDPSPDPYTQYQQQVKDLQVTVSSLLEEKKQLACQLQEHHKKIEELATQTEKEQAEMKELYKTIEHQNKTIKRFNRVSMMAAHEYEGLKEQLDLEESLRQKAETYAHEMLVKQKEANRQSMILMQQSEPSLQLLKALEDVASLTKTLEQERVQHQQKVKALEAEFEECALRKQLGLMQRQLDLLEEEKKETDVRLQEEEKKRITLESRVRELLEAQKGPDPVEAAAAAAPSPGTAPPPAPPPQPPPPPPPPPPPPPPPPPSRCNPLSSLIAIMRKSSKSGKGPLKTEPVPADAGVDDVKVKAVNEMMERIKHGVVLRPVKGPDTKRFGVKPAPAVEEKPQESAMEELKGILTVKKSPSRGFQEPVQVSAKKDSELEVILRRRRKQACDPADERDGLDKVSSSNCMNGGHSNDAGPEAEAAGSSPQPGEPGEPGESAAGPDPGHGQAVARRSSDTGTEPKEAKQAGGVRRSMSEKGPSNTGYNANCVRAGRCEKQTESVQSNGISHPVPGEDTHATLASPTPDHLGEANGSAAASADAEC; encoded by the exons TGCACACGATTGACAGAAGAAAGAGATGAAGCAGAAAGACAGTTGAAACACATCAAGCGAG TTTCCCAGATGGTGATTGAGGAGGTGAGCGTTTTGCAGACTCAACTGGAGATAGAAAAATCTTGCAGAGAGAATGCAGAAGCCCTCGCTACAAAG cttAACTGTGAGAACAGAAAGCTGAAGTACCTGAGTCTGTCGTCGCGGCCCTGTCTGGATGAACTGCTGCCCAGTATCTCTGACTGCATCTCCCTGGAGGAGGAATCCGACCCTCAGGACCCGAGCCCTGACCCCTACACCCAGTATCAAcagcaggtcaaag ATCTCCAGGTGACCGTTAGCAGCCTTCTGGAGGAGAAGAAACAGCTGGCCTGTCAGCTCCAGGAGCACCACAAAAAGATCGAGGAACTCGCCACACAG ACTGAAAAGGAACAAGCAGAGATGAAGGAACTGTACAAAACAATTGAACACCAAAACAAGACCATAAAGAGGTTTAACAGAG TGTCCATGATGGCAGCTCATGAGTATGAGGGCCTGAAGGAGCAACTGGATCTGGAGGAGAGTCTTCGACAGAAAGCTGAGACCTATGCACACGAG ATGTTGGTGAAGCAGAAGGAGGCGAACCGCCAGAGCATGATCCTGATGCAGCAGTCTGAGCCCAGCCTGCAGCTCCTCAAGGCCCTGGAGGACGTGGCCAGCCTCACCAAGACTCTGGAGCAAGAGAGAGTACAGCACCAGCAAAAG GTGAAGGCTCTCGAGGCGGAGTTTGAGGAGTGTGCCCTCCGCAAGCAACTAGGCCTGATGCAGAGGCAGCTGGATCTGCtcgaggaggagaagaaggagactGACGTCCGACtacaggaggaagagaagaagagaataaCTCTTGAAAGCcgag TGCGTGAGCTGCTGGAGGCGCAGAAAGGGCCGGATCCAGTGGAGGCAGCCGCAGCGGCAGCACCGTCTCCTGGGACAGCTCCTCCCcccgctcctcctcctcagccccctccacctcctcctcccccacctcctcctcctcctcctcctcccccctctcgcTGCAACCCCCTCAG CTCGCTCATTGCAATCATGAGGAAGTCTTCCAAGAGTGGGAAGGGCCCCCTGAAGACCGAGCCGGTGCCTG CGGACGCGGGTGTGGATGATGTAAAAGTAAAGGCAGTGAATGAGATGATGGAGAGGATCAAACATGGCGTGGTGCTCAGGCCAGTGAAAGGACCGGACACAAAG AGATTTGGAGTGAAG CCAGCACCTGCAGTGGAGGAAAAACCCCAGGAGAGCGCAATGGAGGAGCTGAAAGGAATACTG ACGGTGAAGAAGAGCCCCAGTCGAGGGTTCCAAGAGCCCGTGCAGGTCAGCGCTAAGAAAGACAGCGAGCTGGAGGTGATACTGCGGAGGAGACGCAAGCAGGCCTGTGACCCCGCAG ATGAAAGAGATGGACTGGACAAAGTGTCCTCATCCAACTGCATGAATGGAGGACACAGCAACGACGCAGGCCcagaggcagaggcagcagGCAGCAGCCCTCAGCCCGGGGAGCCCGGGGAGCCAGGCGAATCGGCCGCGGGCCCTGACCCAGGCCATGGCCAGGCTGTGGCCAGACGCAGCTCGGACACCGGCACCGAGCCCAAAGAAGCCAAACAGGCAGGGGGAGTCCGCCGATCCATGTCTGAGAAAGGGCCCTCAAACACAGGCTACAATGCCAACTGTGTACG TGCTGGGAGATGTGAGAAGCAGACCGAGAGTGTGCAGTCCAATGGGATCAGCCACCCCGTCCCGGGAGAGGACACGCACGCCACGCTGGCCTCCCCCACACCCGACCACCTCGGTGAAGCCAACGGAAGTGCTGCGGCCTCCGCTGACGCTGAGTGCTAG